In Erigeron canadensis isolate Cc75 chromosome 7, C_canadensis_v1, whole genome shotgun sequence, one DNA window encodes the following:
- the LOC122608234 gene encoding non-specific lipid-transfer protein Lac s 1-like, protein MAGMMFKILCSMIVGMMVAAPYAEAALSCNEVIIKLAPCLGYLMTGGKVPIRCCKGVKGLKAVAKTVSDRKRACECLKTAYKSHPGIKPANGEILPRKCGVSVPYKISPKTDCNKVK, encoded by the exons aTGGCGGGGATGATGTTCAAGATTTTATGTTCTATGATAGTTGGGATGATGGTGGCGGCACCCTATGCGGAAGCCGCCCTTTCTTGTAATGAAGTGATCATCAAGTTGGCACCATGCCTAGGCTACCTGATGACTGGTGGTAAGGTGCCAATAAGATGTTGCAAAGGTGTTAAGGGACTCAAGGCTGTCGCGAAAACAGTCTCTGATCGCAAAAGGGCATGCGAATGTTTGAAAACGGCTTATAAGTCCCACCCCGGGATCAAGCCTGCCAACGGTGAGATCCTTCCTCGCAAATGTGGAGTTAGCGTTCCTTACAAGATCAGTCCCAAGACTGACTGCAACAA GGTGAAGTGA